The Kitasatospora setae KM-6054 genome contains a region encoding:
- the rplB gene encoding 50S ribosomal protein L2: MGIRKYKPTTPGRRGSSVADFVEITRSTPEKSLVRPLHSKGGRNNAGRVTARHQGGGHKRAYRVIDFRRHDKDGVPAKVAHIEYDPNRTARIALLHYADGEKRYIIAPRGIAQGDRVENGAGADIKPGNNLPLRNIPVGTTIHAVELRPGGGAKLARSAGSGIQLLAREGRMAHLRMPSGEIRLVDARCRATVGEVGNAEQSNINWGKAGRMRWKGVRPTVRGVAMNPIDHPHGGGEGKTSGGRHPVSPWGKPEGRTRRPNKASDSLIVRRRKTNKKR, translated from the coding sequence ATGGGTATCCGCAAGTACAAGCCGACTACGCCGGGCCGCCGCGGCTCCAGCGTGGCCGACTTCGTCGAAATCACGCGGTCCACGCCGGAGAAGTCGCTGGTTCGCCCCCTGCACAGCAAGGGCGGCCGTAACAACGCCGGTCGTGTCACCGCTCGCCACCAGGGTGGCGGCCACAAGCGCGCCTACCGCGTGATCGACTTCCGTCGTCACGACAAGGACGGCGTGCCGGCCAAGGTCGCTCACATCGAGTACGACCCGAACCGCACCGCGCGCATCGCGCTCCTGCACTACGCGGACGGCGAGAAGCGCTACATCATCGCCCCCCGCGGCATCGCGCAGGGTGACCGGGTCGAGAACGGCGCTGGCGCCGACATCAAGCCCGGCAACAACCTGCCGCTCCGCAACATCCCGGTCGGTACCACCATCCACGCGGTGGAGCTCCGTCCCGGCGGTGGCGCCAAGCTGGCCCGTTCCGCGGGTTCCGGCATTCAGCTGCTCGCCCGTGAGGGTCGCATGGCGCACCTGCGCATGCCCTCCGGTGAGATCCGCCTGGTGGACGCGCGCTGCCGCGCGACCGTCGGCGAGGTCGGCAACGCCGAGCAGTCGAACATCAACTGGGGCAAGGCCGGCCGTATGCGCTGGAAGGGCGTCCGCCCGACCGTGCGTGGTGTGGCCATGAACCCGATCGACCACCCGCACGGTGGTGGTGAGGGTAAGACCTCCGGTGGTCGCCACCCGGTCTCGCCGTGGGGCAAGCCCGAGGGCCGGACCCGTCGCCCGAACAAGGCGTCGGACTCCCTCATCGTGCGCCGCCGCAAGACCAACAAGAAGCGCTAG
- the rpsS gene encoding 30S ribosomal protein S19: MPRSLKKGPFIDDHLQKKVDVQNEAGTQNVIKTWSRRSVISPAMLGHTIAVHDGRKHVPVFVTESMVGHKLGEFAPTRTFKGHVKEDRKSKRR; encoded by the coding sequence ATGCCGCGCAGTCTCAAGAAGGGCCCCTTCATCGACGACCACCTTCAGAAGAAGGTGGACGTGCAGAACGAGGCGGGCACGCAGAACGTCATCAAGACCTGGTCCCGTCGTTCCGTGATCTCCCCGGCCATGCTCGGCCACACGATCGCGGTTCACGATGGCCGCAAGCACGTCCCGGTGTTCGTCACCGAGTCGATGGTCGGCCACAAGCTCGGCGAGTTCGCTCCCACGCGCACCTTCAAGGGGCACGTGAAGGAAGACCGCAAGTCGAAGCGTCGCTAA
- the rplV gene encoding 50S ribosomal protein L22: MEARAQARYIRVTPMKARRVVDLIRGLPATEAQAVLRFAPQAATVPVGKVLNSAIANAAHNYNHSNVDDLYISEAYVDEGPTLKRFRPRAQGRAYRIRKRTSHITVVVSSKEGTR; the protein is encoded by the coding sequence ATGGAAGCCAGGGCCCAGGCGCGGTACATCCGCGTCACGCCCATGAAGGCCCGCCGCGTGGTGGACCTCATCCGTGGCCTGCCGGCCACGGAGGCCCAGGCGGTCCTGCGTTTCGCTCCGCAGGCCGCCACCGTGCCGGTCGGCAAGGTGCTCAACAGCGCCATCGCCAACGCCGCGCACAACTACAACCACTCCAACGTGGACGACCTCTACATCTCCGAGGCGTACGTTGACGAGGGTCCGACCCTGAAGCGGTTCCGTCCGCGCGCCCAGGGCCGTGCCTACCGGATCCGCAAGCGGACCAGCCACATCACCGTGGTCGTCAGCAGCAAGGAAGGGACCCGGTAA
- the rplD gene encoding 50S ribosomal protein L4 yields the protein MSTIDILSPAGDKAGSLELPAEIFDAKVSVPLMHQVVVAQLAAARQGTHKVKRRGEVRGGGKKPYRQKGTGRARQGSTRAPQFAGGGVVHGPVPRDYSQRTPKKMIAAALRSALTDRARHERIHVVTGVTATEAPSTKAAKVLFGKISERKNLLLVVEREDELGILSARNLPNVHILDAGQLNTYDVLVSDDVVFTQAAFERFVAGPAASAKAVAAEGELEGTAA from the coding sequence ATGAGCACCATTGACATCCTGTCGCCGGCCGGCGACAAGGCCGGCAGCCTCGAGCTGCCCGCCGAGATCTTCGACGCCAAGGTCAGCGTCCCGCTGATGCACCAGGTCGTCGTGGCGCAGCTCGCCGCGGCTCGCCAGGGCACCCACAAGGTCAAGCGTCGTGGCGAGGTCCGCGGTGGCGGCAAGAAGCCGTACCGCCAGAAGGGCACCGGCCGCGCCCGCCAGGGCTCGACCCGCGCCCCGCAGTTCGCCGGTGGTGGCGTCGTGCACGGTCCCGTGCCGCGCGACTACTCGCAGCGGACCCCGAAGAAGATGATCGCCGCCGCCCTGCGCAGCGCGCTCACCGACCGGGCTCGTCACGAGCGCATTCACGTCGTCACCGGCGTGACCGCGACCGAGGCTCCGTCGACCAAGGCCGCCAAGGTCCTGTTCGGCAAGATCTCCGAGCGCAAGAACCTCCTCCTGGTGGTCGAGCGCGAGGACGAGCTGGGCATCCTGTCCGCTCGCAACCTGCCGAACGTGCACATCCTGGACGCCGGCCAGCTGAACACCTACGACGTGCTCGTCTCCGACGATGTGGTCTTCACCCAGGCCGCCTTCGAGCGTTTCGTGGCCGGTCCGGCCGCGTCCGCCAAGGCCGTTGCTGCTGAGGGCGAGCTCGAAGGGACTGCCGCCTGA
- the rplW gene encoding 50S ribosomal protein L23: MSEITSKTFTDPRDVLIKPVISEKSYSLLDENKYTFVVSPGANKTQIKQAVEAVFSVKVEAVNTLNRQGKRKRSKTGFGKRKDTKRAIVTLAEGNRIDIFGGPVA; this comes from the coding sequence ATGAGCGAGATCACCTCCAAGACGTTCACGGACCCTCGTGACGTCCTGATCAAGCCGGTCATCTCGGAGAAGAGCTACTCGCTCCTCGACGAGAACAAGTACACGTTCGTCGTGTCCCCCGGTGCCAACAAGACCCAGATCAAGCAGGCCGTCGAGGCGGTCTTCTCGGTCAAGGTCGAGGCCGTGAACACGCTGAACCGTCAGGGCAAGCGCAAGCGCTCCAAGACGGGCTTCGGCAAGCGCAAGGACACCAAGCGCGCGATCGTGACGCTGGCCGAGGGCAACCGCATCGACATCTTCGGTGGTCCGGTCGCCTGA